The following coding sequences are from one Humulus lupulus chromosome X, drHumLupu1.1, whole genome shotgun sequence window:
- the LOC133805908 gene encoding secreted RxLR effector protein 161-like, producing MQKIPYVLAFGSLMYAQVCMRPIIAYIVGMLGRYLSNPGMDHWIASKRVMRYLQRTKGYMLTYKKSDRLEVVGYSDSDFAGCQDSRKSTSGYIYMLSGGAISWKSAKQTLVASSTMVAEFVACYEASNHGIWLRNFVTGLRILENVEKPLKLFCDKNSVVLYSNNNRSSSKSKHIDIKFLVVKERVQSGQISIEHIGTHSMIADSLAKGLLPKVFHEHIAHMGVVLFEDIMI from the coding sequence atgcaaaagattccctATGTATTAGCttttgggagtctgatgtatgctcaagtttgtATGCGTCCGATTATTGCGTACATTGTTGGAATGTTAGGCAGATATTTAAGCAACCCTGGTATGGACCATTGGATAGCATCCAAGAgggttatgaggtatcttcagagAACAAAAGGTTACATGCTCACATATAAGAAATCAGATCGTTTGGAGGTCGTAGGGTATTCTGATTCTGATTTTGCTGGGTGCcaagatagtagaaagtctacatcAGGCTATATTTACATGTTATCTGGAGGAGCTATTTCTTGGAAAAGTGCCAAACAGACACTTGTAGCTTCTTCCACTATGgtagcagaatttgtagcatgcTATGAGGCATCGAATCATGGAATATGGCTGCGAAACTTTGTCACTGGGCTGCGCATTTTGGAGAATGTAGAAAAACCCCTCAAGTTATTTTGTGACAAAAATTCAGTAGTATTATATTCCAACAACAACAGGAGCTCATCCAAGTCAAAGCATATTGACATAAAGTTCCTAGTTGTGAAAGAAAGAGTGCAGAGTGGACAAATATCCATAGAGCACATTGGGACACACTCCATGATAGCGGATTCGCTCGCAAAAGGATTACTGCCCAAGGTCTTTCACGAGCACATTGCTCATATGGGTGTGGTATTGTTTGAGGATATCATGATTTAG